One region of Manduca sexta isolate Smith_Timp_Sample1 chromosome 25, JHU_Msex_v1.0, whole genome shotgun sequence genomic DNA includes:
- the LOC115448895 gene encoding vegetative cell wall protein gp1, with product MRTLLIIASVAALAVAGPTRSFVQPGPAGPEPVLIESIGIGPAGPEPVLLPMPGIGAAGPEPVIPPSIGIGGSGAEDVIHPIVDIGAAGPEPIIPPSIGIGPAGPEPVVSSPIAVGPAILESFEPSPIAVGPAIVVESAAPAPVVNVPAQASHLVQIIINVNGGNVAAAEPAPGPVNIVDVNPSLPEPIVMPSPSLPEVVVPEPVVLPSPSLPEAVVPEPVVLPSPSLPEAVVPEPVVLPSPSLPEIVVPEPVILPSPSLPEVAVPEPVVLPSPSIPEVVVPEPVVLPEELN from the coding sequence atgagaaCCCTGCTGATTATCGCCTCCGTGGCGGCCCTGGCCGTAGCGGGCCCCACACGCTCCTTCGTCCAGCCCGGCCCCGCTGGACCCGAGCCAGTGTTGATTGAGTCTATCGGCATTGGCCCTGCTGGACCCGAACCCGTCCTCCTACCGATGCCGGGCATCGGTGCTGCCGGACCTGAACCAGTCATCCCACCGAGTATTGGTATCGGTGGTTCCGGAGCCGAAGATGTCATCCACCCCATCGTTGATATTGGTGCTGCTGGACCCGAACCCATTATCCCTCCATCCATTGGCATCGGCCCCGCCGGTCCCGAGCCCGTGGTCTCATCCCCCATCGCTGTTGGACCCGCCATCTTGGAGTCCTTCGAACCCTCTCCCATCGCCGTGGGACCCGCTATTGTTGTCGAGAGCGCGGCTCCCGCCCCCGTGGTTAACGTTCCCGCTCAAGCGTCTCATTTGGTCCAGATCATCATCAACGTGAACGGTGGTAATGTTGCCGCCGCTGAGCCTGCCCCCGGACCCGTTAACATCGTTGACGTAAACCCCAGCCTTCCTGAGCCGATCGTCATGCCTAGTCCTTCCCTTCCTGAAGTTGTTGTCCCCGAGCCCGTGGTCTTGCCTAGCCCCAGCCTTCCTGAGGCCGTGGTTCCTGAGCCCGTGGTCTTGCCTAGCCCCAGCCTTCCTGAGGCCGTGGTCCCCGAGCCCGTGGTCCTGCCTAGCCCCAGCCTCCCGGAGATTGTGGTCCCTGAGCCCGTGATCCTGCCTAGCCCCAGCCTTCCTGAGGTCGCAGTCCCCGAGCCAGTGGTCCTGCCTAGCCCCAGCATTCCAGAGGTAGTGGTCCCCGAACCCGTGGTCCTGCCCGAGGAGCTGAACTGA